One genomic segment of Culturomica massiliensis includes these proteins:
- the serS gene encoding serine--tRNA ligase, with amino-acid sequence MLNLKFIQENKETVIERLAVKNFDARESVEKIIYLDGERRKLQQDSENKQARMNAIAKEIGNLMKAGKKEEAEKARQETTQLKEEIAALVPQVNNLNAEVTEILLRLPNMPHTSVPRGKSDADNEIIKIVSDIPHRHEDDVPHWELTKKYDLIDFETGVKITGAGFPVYKGLGARLQRALINFFLDENIKAGYQEVMPPLMVNADSGYGTGQLPDKDGQMYYVNEDKLYLIPTAEVPVTNIYRDMIVEGEKLPIKNTAYTACFRREAGSYGKDVRGLNRLHQFDKVEIVQITKPEISYEALEGMVAHVESLLIKLGLPYRIVRLCGGDISFTSALTYDFEVFSKAQEKWLEVSSVSNFEDFQANRLKLRYRNKGDKKTTMVHTLNGSSLALPRIVAALLENNQCAEGIRLPEVLQPFMGTDMIR; translated from the coding sequence ATGCTAAATTTAAAATTCATTCAGGAAAACAAAGAAACGGTCATCGAACGTTTAGCTGTAAAAAATTTTGATGCCCGGGAAAGCGTTGAAAAAATCATATATCTGGACGGAGAACGCCGGAAATTACAACAAGATTCCGAAAATAAGCAAGCACGGATGAACGCCATCGCCAAGGAAATCGGAAACCTGATGAAAGCCGGAAAAAAAGAAGAAGCGGAAAAAGCCCGTCAGGAAACGACCCAATTAAAAGAAGAAATAGCAGCATTGGTCCCGCAGGTAAACAACCTGAATGCGGAGGTAACAGAAATTCTGTTGCGTTTACCGAATATGCCGCATACAAGTGTACCCCGCGGTAAATCGGATGCAGACAACGAAATTATCAAAATCGTCAGCGACATCCCTCATCGTCACGAAGACGATGTTCCGCATTGGGAACTGACTAAAAAATACGATCTGATCGATTTCGAAACGGGAGTAAAGATCACAGGAGCCGGATTTCCGGTATACAAAGGCCTCGGAGCCCGCTTGCAAAGAGCTCTGATCAATTTCTTCCTGGATGAAAACATCAAGGCCGGCTATCAGGAAGTAATGCCTCCCCTGATGGTAAATGCAGATTCAGGATACGGCACGGGACAGTTACCCGATAAAGACGGCCAGATGTATTACGTCAACGAAGATAAATTATACCTGATTCCGACAGCCGAAGTCCCGGTTACCAACATTTACCGGGACATGATCGTAGAAGGAGAAAAATTACCGATTAAAAATACGGCTTATACGGCATGTTTCCGCCGCGAAGCGGGTTCCTACGGAAAAGACGTTCGCGGCTTGAACCGGCTTCATCAATTCGACAAGGTAGAAATCGTACAGATCACCAAGCCGGAAATCTCTTACGAAGCCCTCGAAGGCATGGTAGCTCACGTAGAAAGCCTGCTGATCAAACTGGGACTTCCCTACCGCATCGTCCGTCTCTGTGGAGGAGATATCAGCTTCACCTCGGCTCTGACTTATGACTTTGAAGTATTTTCCAAAGCCCAGGAAAAATGGCTGGAAGTCAGCTCGGTATCAAACTTCGAAGATTTCCAGGCCAATCGTCTGAAACTCCGCTACCGGAACAAAGGCGATAAAAAAACGACGATGGTACACACCCTGAACGGAAGCTCCCTGGCATTACCGCGTATCGTGGCCGCATTACTGGAAAACAATCAATGCGCTGAAGGTATACGTCTGCCGGAAGTATTACAACCGTTTATGGGAACCGATATGATCCGATAA
- the rpmA gene encoding 50S ribosomal protein L27 translates to MAHKKGVGSSKNGRESESKRLGVKIWGGQFAKAGNIIVRQRGTVHNPGLNVGIGKDHTLFALVDGEVVFTKKQKNRSYVSVKPATVENAAE, encoded by the coding sequence ATGGCACATAAGAAAGGTGTCGGTAGTTCCAAGAACGGCCGCGAATCCGAAAGCAAACGATTAGGAGTTAAAATATGGGGCGGACAATTTGCCAAAGCCGGTAATATTATCGTTCGTCAGAGAGGTACAGTACACAACCCGGGATTAAACGTGGGTATAGGTAAAGATCACACCTTATTCGCATTGGTTGACGGTGAAGTTGTTTTCACCAAAAAACAAAAAAACAGATCTTATGTATCTGTTAAACCGGCAACTGTAGAAAACGCAGCAGAATAA
- the rplU gene encoding 50S ribosomal protein L21 translates to MYAIVEIQGQQFKVEKDRKVYVHRLAAEEGTQVEFDNVLLVEDGSNIKIGTPKVEGAKVTAKVLAHVKADKVLIFKKRRRKTYQKLNGHRQSMTQIQIEAINA, encoded by the coding sequence ATGTACGCAATTGTTGAAATTCAAGGACAGCAGTTCAAAGTAGAAAAAGACCGCAAAGTGTATGTCCATCGTCTGGCTGCAGAAGAAGGCACTCAGGTAGAATTTGATAATGTACTTCTCGTTGAAGACGGAAGCAACATTAAAATCGGTACGCCGAAAGTGGAAGGCGCTAAAGTTACCGCAAAAGTATTGGCTCATGTAAAAGCTGACAAAGTTCTTATCTTCAAGAAAAGAAGAAGAAAAACGTATCAGAAATTGAACGGACATCGTCAGTCTATGACACAAATCCAGATCGAAGCGATCAACGCTTAA
- a CDS encoding DUF5686 and carboxypeptidase regulatory-like domain-containing protein, translating to MKVVLLLLGIFIASVVKCQVLEGVVSDAEGQAVEGATVYVRETAQGCVADENGNFRIALPSGTYVCEVSALGYEKQTLQVGVGEKRDVLRVVLKPMVYMLQEAKVNARGEDPAFYIMRHAIARAPYHRHQVKRYLSEVYTKGTMQLEKIPKLLMLSKEIRKEVTPYLGKVFTLESVMEVAFEAPDTYERKIVAFSSSIPDDLSPDEALGIVTASVYDPDVMGMVSPLAPGAFSYYRFRFAECYLEDGKTINKIRVEPRKKNSQLLDGYIYIVENDWSVVNFDFSAKLTGVTLHIKGVFHDVKPSVFLPTSYDIDVDVKIFGVKAGGKYYASVKYKEVEADTTNGVVVKPVSVVAENKALPEPAKSPKREKAERKLEALLEKEELTTRDAYRMARLSQQLMTPERPDTIPPLEIREEVVTEKVSVDSMAVRRDSAYWLQMRTIPLKQEEVKGYQMRDSLRAVVKKSEGETDTTRRAHRDVFGQILWGSSYKLGKQGRFEFDGLVKAFPEYNFVDGFWIGQRFGVSLAVAPGQRLYVEPSVYYATARKSWIWQVYSSYTYAPLKRGLLKVRFGDVSADYKGNAGAWRLENTLTSLVCADNFMKFYGKRYVALENRIDISNGLVLSVGGNYEKRRVLENHISYNIYKKDPKPNTPSSEGGVDMPDNTALHVYGQLDYTPRSFYRLRNGYKRYVRSDWPTFSVRYDRGISVGSGLSSAYNRIAIGVQQKKSLGLFDKISYKVQAGKFFSVKELYFPDYKQFGATGWVFSKEMFFSDFYLTDYYELATAEKWFQGALNYTSSYLLIKRLSFMQRFLFNEAVHVRYVWMPETKSYTECGYSLGFEDEIRGGVFFGFDREGYRGVGVRVVLPLDWK from the coding sequence ATGAAGGTTGTTTTATTACTGTTAGGCATTTTTATAGCTTCCGTTGTGAAGTGTCAGGTACTGGAGGGGGTGGTTTCCGATGCCGAGGGACAGGCGGTAGAAGGGGCTACGGTTTATGTACGGGAAACGGCACAAGGATGTGTGGCCGATGAAAACGGGAATTTTCGGATTGCGCTGCCCTCCGGAACTTATGTATGTGAGGTGAGCGCTTTGGGATATGAAAAACAGACATTGCAGGTCGGAGTAGGAGAGAAACGGGATGTATTGCGGGTGGTTCTGAAACCGATGGTGTATATGTTGCAAGAGGCAAAAGTAAATGCCAGAGGGGAAGATCCGGCTTTTTATATTATGCGGCATGCGATTGCCCGGGCACCTTATCACCGGCATCAGGTGAAGCGTTATCTGTCGGAGGTATATACAAAAGGTACGATGCAGTTGGAAAAGATACCTAAATTACTTATGTTGTCGAAAGAAATACGGAAAGAGGTGACGCCTTATCTGGGAAAAGTATTTACCCTGGAATCGGTGATGGAAGTTGCTTTTGAAGCTCCCGACACTTACGAGCGGAAGATAGTGGCTTTTTCCAGTTCTATCCCGGATGATCTGAGCCCGGATGAAGCTTTGGGGATCGTCACCGCTTCGGTTTACGATCCGGATGTGATGGGTATGGTGTCGCCTCTGGCACCCGGAGCGTTTTCGTATTACCGTTTCCGTTTTGCAGAATGTTATCTGGAAGACGGAAAAACGATCAATAAAATCCGGGTCGAACCCCGGAAAAAGAACAGTCAATTGCTGGATGGTTATATTTATATTGTCGAAAATGACTGGAGTGTGGTGAATTTTGATTTTTCGGCAAAACTTACCGGGGTGACCCTGCACATCAAAGGGGTATTTCATGACGTAAAACCTTCCGTTTTTCTTCCGACTTCTTACGATATTGATGTGGACGTAAAAATTTTCGGAGTAAAGGCCGGTGGAAAGTATTATGCTTCTGTCAAATATAAAGAGGTGGAGGCGGATACGACCAATGGAGTTGTCGTGAAGCCTGTGTCTGTTGTTGCTGAAAATAAAGCATTGCCCGAGCCGGCTAAATCTCCGAAACGGGAAAAGGCGGAACGTAAGCTGGAAGCTTTACTGGAGAAAGAGGAGCTGACAACCCGGGATGCTTACCGGATGGCCCGTTTGTCCCAGCAATTGATGACTCCCGAACGACCGGATACGATACCTCCGCTTGAGATCCGGGAAGAGGTCGTTACGGAAAAGGTATCGGTCGATTCGATGGCTGTGCGGCGCGATTCGGCTTATTGGTTACAGATGCGTACGATACCCTTGAAACAGGAAGAGGTAAAGGGATATCAGATGAGGGATAGTTTGCGGGCTGTTGTGAAGAAGTCGGAGGGAGAAACGGATACGACCCGCCGTGCGCATCGGGATGTTTTCGGACAGATATTGTGGGGAAGTTCTTATAAATTAGGAAAACAGGGACGGTTTGAGTTCGACGGACTGGTAAAGGCTTTTCCCGAATATAATTTTGTGGATGGTTTCTGGATAGGGCAACGGTTCGGTGTGTCGCTTGCCGTAGCACCGGGACAGCGTTTGTATGTAGAACCTTCGGTTTATTATGCAACGGCCCGTAAATCCTGGATCTGGCAGGTCTATTCTTCTTATACTTATGCTCCTTTGAAACGGGGATTATTAAAGGTTCGTTTCGGAGATGTTTCTGCAGATTATAAAGGGAATGCCGGGGCATGGCGGCTGGAAAATACGTTGACCTCGCTTGTGTGTGCCGATAATTTTATGAAATTTTACGGGAAGCGTTATGTCGCTTTAGAAAACCGGATCGATATCAGTAACGGTTTGGTGTTGTCTGTCGGTGGAAATTACGAAAAGAGACGGGTGTTGGAGAATCATATCTCTTATAATATTTATAAGAAGGATCCGAAACCCAATACGCCTTCTTCCGAAGGGGGAGTCGATATGCCCGACAACACGGCTTTGCATGTTTACGGGCAACTGGATTATACGCCCCGTTCGTTTTACCGGCTCAGAAACGGCTATAAGCGGTATGTACGTTCCGACTGGCCTACTTTTTCCGTGCGTTATGACCGGGGAATTTCCGTCGGTTCCGGATTGAGCAGTGCTTACAACCGGATTGCAATCGGAGTGCAGCAAAAAAAATCTCTGGGGCTTTTTGACAAAATTTCTTATAAAGTTCAGGCGGGTAAGTTTTTTTCGGTAAAAGAGTTGTATTTCCCGGATTATAAGCAGTTCGGCGCTACAGGATGGGTTTTTAGCAAAGAAATGTTTTTCAGCGACTTTTACCTGACGGACTACTATGAGTTGGCAACGGCTGAAAAGTGGTTTCAGGGAGCTCTGAATTATACTTCTTCTTATTTGTTGATCAAGCGATTGTCTTTTATGCAACGTTTCTTATTCAATGAGGCTGTGCATGTCCGGTATGTCTGGATGCCGGAAACTAAAAGTTATACGGAGTGCGGATATTCGCTGGGATTCGAGGATGAAATCCGGGGAGGTGTATTTTTCGGGTTTGACCGGGAGGGGTACCGGGGTGTCGGAGTACGGGTTGTATTGCCGTTGGATTGGAAATAA
- a CDS encoding 1-acyl-sn-glycerol-3-phosphate acyltransferase, producing the protein MKYIARFIMWLGGWKYKGELPEVKKAVIISVPHTSNWDFVWGELAFLSQRIPAFILMKKEFFFFPLGMILRALRVIPVDRGKKDSHLVDQMITEFKKRDSMYLCITPEGSRSKRKKWKKGFLVIAKAAGVPVYLGRIDYKGKYCEIGPLFNPTDDVDADLQYIMSTYKDANPRHPEKFSWGE; encoded by the coding sequence ATGAAATATATAGCACGATTTATAATGTGGTTGGGGGGATGGAAGTACAAGGGGGAATTACCGGAAGTGAAAAAGGCTGTCATTATTTCTGTGCCCCATACTTCCAATTGGGATTTTGTATGGGGGGAATTGGCTTTTTTAAGTCAGCGTATTCCGGCTTTTATTTTGATGAAAAAAGAATTTTTCTTTTTTCCGCTGGGAATGATTTTACGGGCATTGCGGGTGATTCCGGTCGACCGGGGGAAAAAGGACAGTCATTTGGTGGATCAGATGATTACAGAGTTTAAGAAGCGGGATTCCATGTATTTGTGTATCACACCCGAAGGAAGCCGGAGTAAGCGGAAAAAGTGGAAAAAGGGCTTTTTGGTCATTGCAAAGGCTGCGGGTGTCCCCGTATATCTGGGACGAATCGATTATAAAGGAAAGTATTGTGAAATCGGTCCTTTATTTAATCCGACGGATGATGTAGATGCGGACTTGCAATACATTATGAGTACTTATAAAGATGCTAATCCGCGACATCCGGAGAAATTTTCCTGGGGGGAGTGA
- a CDS encoding M15 family metallopeptidase — protein sequence MTNKRSILIFVFVLFLLACTGRNKTVEIAVEPGWMVEVDDSLILDERMFCSETETEKRMLSMGLVDIGKLDRRIKVKLVYATPDNFTGKVLYRELRKAYMRPLVAEKLIRAQDLLENIRTGWQIVVYDAARPMSVQREMWELVKGTPRHIFVSNPGRGGGLHNYGLAVDVTLCDSSGGFPDMGSAFDYFGEEARGDKEEELVIRGKITPEAFENRQLLRKVMTEAGFIALGSEWWHFNALPRREVIGKWERIE from the coding sequence ATGACCAATAAGCGAAGCATTTTAATTTTTGTTTTTGTTTTATTTCTGCTGGCTTGTACAGGTCGGAATAAAACGGTTGAAATTGCTGTGGAACCGGGGTGGATGGTGGAGGTGGATGATTCCCTCATACTGGATGAACGGATGTTCTGTTCTGAAACGGAAACAGAAAAGAGGATGCTGAGTATGGGATTGGTGGATATCGGGAAATTGGATCGGCGGATAAAAGTGAAGTTGGTTTATGCCACACCGGATAATTTTACCGGAAAAGTTTTGTACCGGGAATTGAGAAAGGCATATATGCGGCCTTTGGTAGCGGAAAAGTTGATCCGGGCACAGGATTTACTGGAAAATATTCGGACAGGTTGGCAAATTGTCGTGTATGATGCCGCGCGTCCGATGTCGGTTCAGCGGGAAATGTGGGAGTTGGTAAAAGGAACTCCCAGACATATATTTGTCAGTAATCCGGGTCGGGGAGGCGGATTGCATAATTACGGACTGGCAGTGGATGTAACTTTATGTGACTCTTCCGGGGGATTCCCGGATATGGGGTCGGCATTCGATTATTTCGGAGAGGAAGCCCGGGGAGATAAAGAGGAAGAATTGGTTATACGGGGAAAAATTACGCCGGAAGCTTTTGAAAACCGGCAGTTGTTACGTAAGGTAATGACGGAAGCCGGTTTTATTGCGCTCGGGAGTGAATGGTGGCATTTCAATGCTCTTCCGCGAAGAGAGGTGATCGGTAAATGGGAAAGAATAGAGTGA
- a CDS encoding amidohydrolase: MKIALVQSSLVWGDIEKNLALFDRKLAGIGACDVILLPEMFTSGSMLVKQDKRVADAEKNKTAACYERVRRLMSEWAEKRDALVMGSTVYNEGESYYNRMIVAFPDGKNLYYDKRHCFRMGGENEHFTAGRRHLFFDFRGVRIATFICYDLRFPVWSRNTDNYDLAVYVANWPASRRKVWQLLLQARAIENQAFVAGVNCVGTDTAGLTYAGDSAVIDAKGNVVGACREYKEEIKIIGIDMEELRRFRNKFAVSEDRDVFEIKGIDGLEVE, translated from the coding sequence ATGAAAATAGCATTGGTCCAGTCTTCTCTGGTATGGGGAGATATAGAAAAAAATTTGGCGCTTTTTGACCGGAAATTAGCCGGGATAGGGGCGTGTGATGTCATTTTGTTGCCGGAAATGTTTACGTCAGGGAGTATGTTGGTGAAGCAGGATAAAAGGGTGGCGGATGCGGAGAAAAACAAAACGGCAGCTTGTTATGAGCGGGTCAGGCGACTGATGTCGGAATGGGCAGAAAAGCGGGATGCGCTGGTTATGGGGTCTACGGTATATAACGAAGGAGAGTCGTATTATAACCGTATGATTGTGGCATTTCCGGATGGAAAGAATTTGTATTACGACAAGCGGCATTGCTTTCGGATGGGGGGAGAAAATGAACATTTTACTGCCGGTAGGCGGCATCTGTTTTTTGATTTCCGGGGAGTTCGGATAGCGACCTTTATCTGTTATGATTTGCGCTTCCCGGTATGGAGCCGGAATACCGATAATTATGATCTGGCGGTGTATGTGGCCAATTGGCCGGCATCCAGGCGTAAGGTTTGGCAGTTGTTGTTACAGGCCCGGGCAATAGAAAATCAGGCTTTTGTGGCGGGTGTGAATTGTGTGGGTACCGACACTGCCGGCTTGACGTATGCGGGAGATTCTGCCGTTATTGATGCTAAAGGAAATGTCGTGGGAGCATGCCGGGAATATAAAGAGGAAATTAAGATTATCGGGATTGATATGGAAGAATTGCGTCGGTTCAGGAATAAATTTGCCGTGTCGGAAGACAGAGATGTTTTTGAAATTAAAGGTATTGACGGGCTGGAAGTAGAGTGA
- a CDS encoding S9 family peptidase, protein MRYLLLTCIGMAMMFSSKAQDKMLTMEDAVLGYELRPKTRYIQWQGDRDIMTYTEGTDLVAEDVLKGEKKVLMTVEELNRLLTADLKGWPMYGWADAETLVIVRKGNRYEIDIVGKRVLRTLPLPKKGGNVTYNGYNAFAFTRDNNLYYSDERGNEYAVTKDSDPNIVNGQTVSRSEMGISNGIFWSPDGKKLAFYRKDESAVSSFPLLDITTRTGSLREIKYPMAGMPSEQVSLGVYDLASERTVFMDVTDFGREQYLTNITWNPASDVIYIQVVDRDQKHVRLNKYNAVTGKYLGTVLEEKNDRWVEPSNALVFLKNDPSKFIYRTDNRDGFRNLYLCDTEGKSVRRLTDTDADVEYVAQDGRFVYYTSAEVSPVENHLFRVDLKSGKKSRLTDAEGWHSPAVSPGGHYFVDSYSSLNVPRVMAVRQTDGKIVRELMRAENPTKDYNFGEISMGTVKSADGRFDNYYRLIKPVGFDPSKKYPVIVYVYGGPHSQMVKNTWQAELRRWEMYMTQQGYVVYVMDNRGTSNRGADFEKAIYGLCGQAEMADQMKGIEFLKSQPWVDAGRIGVHGWSYGGFMTISLITNYPEVFKVGVAGGPVIDWKWYEVMYGERYMDTPQRNAEGYAKVSLMNRAKDLKGKLLICQGAIDNTVLWQHSLNFIRECIKNQVQVDYFPYPCAEHNVFGRDRIHLMQKVTDYFDDYLK, encoded by the coding sequence ATGAGATATTTATTACTTACATGTATCGGAATGGCTATGATGTTTAGTTCAAAGGCACAGGATAAGATGCTGACGATGGAAGATGCCGTTTTGGGTTATGAATTGCGGCCGAAGACGCGTTATATTCAATGGCAGGGCGACCGGGATATAATGACCTATACGGAAGGGACGGATTTGGTTGCGGAGGATGTATTGAAAGGAGAGAAAAAGGTGTTGATGACCGTAGAGGAACTGAATCGGTTATTAACTGCGGATTTGAAAGGATGGCCTATGTATGGCTGGGCGGATGCCGAAACGTTGGTAATCGTAAGGAAGGGAAACAGATACGAGATTGATATCGTGGGGAAACGGGTTCTTCGTACGCTTCCCTTGCCGAAAAAAGGTGGAAATGTAACCTATAACGGATACAATGCTTTTGCTTTTACGCGTGACAATAATTTGTATTATTCGGACGAAAGGGGAAATGAATACGCCGTGACGAAGGATTCAGATCCGAATATTGTAAACGGTCAGACTGTAAGCCGGAGTGAAATGGGTATTTCCAACGGTATTTTCTGGTCTCCGGATGGCAAAAAGTTGGCTTTTTACCGGAAAGACGAAAGTGCTGTGAGTAGTTTTCCGTTGTTGGATATAACGACCCGTACCGGAAGTTTACGTGAGATTAAGTATCCGATGGCCGGTATGCCTTCAGAGCAGGTAAGTCTCGGCGTATATGATTTGGCTTCAGAACGGACGGTGTTTATGGATGTAACTGATTTCGGACGGGAGCAATACCTGACCAATATTACCTGGAATCCGGCATCCGACGTAATTTATATACAGGTTGTCGACCGGGATCAGAAGCATGTCCGTTTGAACAAATACAATGCTGTGACAGGTAAATACCTGGGGACGGTTTTGGAAGAGAAAAACGATCGTTGGGTAGAGCCGTCGAATGCTTTGGTGTTTTTGAAGAATGATCCGTCTAAGTTTATTTACCGCACGGATAACCGGGACGGTTTCCGTAATTTATACCTATGTGATACGGAAGGTAAATCTGTCCGCCGGCTTACCGATACGGATGCTGATGTAGAATATGTGGCTCAGGACGGTCGTTTTGTATATTATACTTCGGCAGAGGTTAGTCCTGTCGAAAATCATTTGTTCCGGGTGGATTTGAAATCCGGTAAAAAAAGCCGTCTGACGGATGCAGAAGGATGGCATTCGCCGGCTGTAAGTCCTGGTGGACATTATTTCGTCGATAGTTATAGCAGTCTGAATGTTCCCCGGGTTATGGCTGTACGGCAGACCGACGGTAAAATCGTACGGGAACTGATGCGGGCGGAAAATCCCACAAAAGATTACAATTTCGGAGAGATAAGTATGGGAACGGTAAAGAGTGCCGACGGCAGGTTTGATAATTATTATCGTTTGATCAAACCGGTGGGGTTCGATCCTTCGAAGAAATATCCGGTCATTGTGTATGTATACGGAGGTCCTCATTCGCAAATGGTTAAAAATACCTGGCAGGCGGAATTGCGTCGTTGGGAGATGTATATGACACAGCAAGGATATGTCGTGTATGTAATGGATAACCGCGGAACTTCCAATCGGGGTGCCGACTTTGAGAAAGCGATATACGGCTTGTGCGGTCAGGCTGAAATGGCCGATCAGATGAAAGGCATCGAGTTCCTGAAATCTCAGCCTTGGGTGGATGCCGGCCGTATCGGGGTACATGGATGGAGCTACGGTGGTTTTATGACGATTTCTTTGATTACGAATTATCCGGAGGTGTTTAAGGTGGGGGTTGCAGGCGGACCTGTAATCGATTGGAAATGGTATGAGGTGATGTATGGCGAGCGTTATATGGATACTCCCCAGCGCAATGCCGAGGGATATGCTAAGGTAAGTCTGATGAATAGGGCGAAAGATTTGAAAGGCAAGCTGTTGATTTGCCAGGGAGCTATCGATAATACGGTGCTGTGGCAGCATAGCCTGAATTTTATAAGGGAATGTATAAAGAATCAGGTACAGGTGGATTATTTTCCTTATCCTTGTGCAGAACACAATGTTTTCGGACGCGACCGTATCCATCTGATGCAGAAAGTAACCGATTATTTCGACGATTATCTGAAATAG